The region TATCAAAAAAGATTAATAAATTATATACAAAATTATAATTTATTATATAATTATTTTTATTAATTAATGATAAGAATAATAATTAATAATTTTTATATAACAAGAGAAATGAATTTTAGAGATACGAGAGCCATTTTTGAGCAGTTTCTTTTAAAGAGGAAACATTACTTGAGGCATAAAAACTTAGTTTTGCTTGTTTTTTTATCTGTTTTTGAGCAATGCCGTAGTTTTTTTGCAGGTAATCAACGATTGCATTGCCAGAATGAATCAATGTGCTTTTGTGTTTGAAAAAAACATCAATGGCAGGCGCTATAAGAGGGAAATGCGTGCAACCCAAAATAATAGCTTCAGGAGGTTTGGAAACGGATGAAAAATAATAGCGCATAGTTGCTTCTAAAATTTCTCCATCTTTGATTCCTTCTTCAACAATAGGAACAAAAAGCCCTGTAGCTAAACTTTGAATTTGGGTATAACCGCAAGCGTGAAGTTTATCTTGATACATTTTTGAAGAAATCGTGGCTTTAGTGGCGATGACTAAAATAGAAGCGTCTTTATCAGTTATTTTATTTTTTACGGCTTGAATGCCAGGCTCTATAACTCCTACGACAGGAATGGGGCTTTTTTCTTTCATTTCTTCCAACGCATAAGCGCTAGCAGTATTGCACGCAATGATTAGAATGTCAATGTGATGGGGAGCAAAAAAATCCAACGCTTCAAGTGAAAAATTAATGATGGTTTGTTTGTCTTTAACCCCGTAAGGAACCCTAGCAGTATCACCATAATAGATAATTTCATCAAACATATTGGCGTTCAAAATGCTTTTAAGAACAGTTAGACCGCCAACACCACTATCAAATACACCTGCTTTCAAGAAATCAATCT is a window of Helicobacter sp. 12S02232-10 DNA encoding:
- the murI gene encoding glutamate racemase, with protein sequence MKAGVFDSGVGGLTVLKSILNANMFDEIIYYGDTARVPYGVKDKQTIINFSLEALDFFAPHHIDILIIACNTASAYALEEMKEKSPIPVVGVIEPGIQAVKNKITDKDASILVIATKATISSKMYQDKLHACGYTQIQSLATGLFVPIVEEGIKDGEILEATMRYYFSSVSKPPEAIILGCTHFPLIAPAIDVFFKHKSTLIHSGNAIVDYLQKNYGIAQKQIKKQAKLSFYASSNVSSLKETAQKWLSYL